In the Ilumatobacteraceae bacterium genome, one interval contains:
- a CDS encoding NAD-dependent epimerase/dehydratase family protein encodes MAGKRVLVSGMGGELGCRVAMLLENEPWVGPLEGIGTDPPRRRLRRAVFHRIVAGQHDRTVEEITRFNPHVVVHIAVWEPYSRATPGNARQLTDDAATSILGAAAECRALEAIVVRSGLEVYGRRRNSVTRPNEHVVPFPTSGYGRTLLDIEDTATAIGSRIGVAVGRLRLASVLGPHVPSPLGRLLRMPAVPFSALSDPPFAVVHQHDAAEAFVAAARLALDEPVNIVAPGAITAYQATRRGHRVPVPVVGPQWAAAKAAAYLAGAPLPDHVHEMLVRGRLGDNARAAEVLGFAPTATTSDVIDQLYRWPSVVHTPAARAVA; translated from the coding sequence ATGGCAGGCAAGCGTGTGCTCGTGAGCGGTATGGGCGGTGAACTCGGATGCCGCGTCGCCATGTTGCTCGAGAACGAGCCCTGGGTCGGACCGCTCGAAGGCATCGGCACCGATCCACCTCGACGACGGCTTCGGCGTGCGGTTTTCCATCGTATCGTCGCCGGCCAGCACGACCGCACCGTCGAGGAGATCACACGGTTCAACCCGCACGTGGTCGTCCACATCGCCGTGTGGGAGCCGTACTCGCGGGCCACACCCGGCAACGCACGCCAACTTACCGACGATGCCGCCACTTCGATCCTCGGCGCCGCCGCCGAATGCCGAGCGCTCGAGGCGATCGTCGTCCGCAGCGGCCTCGAGGTCTACGGCCGTCGCCGCAATTCGGTGACCCGCCCCAACGAACACGTCGTGCCGTTCCCCACCAGTGGGTACGGCCGGACCCTGCTCGACATCGAAGACACCGCCACGGCGATCGGTTCCCGCATCGGGGTCGCGGTCGGCCGACTCCGTCTCGCGAGCGTCCTCGGACCTCACGTACCGAGCCCGCTCGGACGCCTGCTCCGCATGCCCGCGGTGCCGTTCAGCGCGCTGTCCGACCCTCCGTTCGCCGTCGTCCACCAGCACGATGCCGCCGAGGCGTTCGTCGCCGCAGCCCGGCTGGCGCTCGACGAGCCGGTCAACATCGTCGCTCCGGGAGCGATCACCGCGTATCAGGCGACCCGTCGAGGCCATCGTGTTCCGGTGCCCGTCGTCGGGCCGCAGTGGGCCGCCGCCAAGGCCGCTGCCTACCTCGCCGGCGCACCGCTCCCCGACCACGTGCACGAGATGTTGGTGCGCGGCAGGTTGGGCGACAACGCTCGCGCCGCCGAGGTACTCGGCTTCGCCCCGACCGCCACGACGAGCGACGTGATCGACCAGCTCTACCGGTGGCCCAGCGTGGTGCACACTCCAGCAGCCCGGGCGGTCGCGTGA
- a CDS encoding M23 family metallopeptidase: MNHASPVPKVSTRSVGWFVVTLALVVGASAVAASPGAIDRAAHVSSPAERIFVAGEGLTFPIDPLPRCEVFDNFGGHSKAFGSGGHQGLDIGADLGQEVYAVEDGTLYRQFTDVSSSAGLGWGLWSTTDVKYRYYHLDGFAEGLAVGDEVVAGQLIGYVGDTGNASPGGWHLHFEVRPGPHPRYGSAAPVDPVPLLAIPSICNVY, translated from the coding sequence ATGAATCACGCTAGCCCCGTCCCCAAGGTGTCGACCCGATCCGTCGGGTGGTTCGTGGTGACCCTGGCGCTCGTCGTCGGGGCCTCGGCCGTCGCCGCATCACCGGGCGCGATCGATCGTGCGGCACACGTGTCGTCGCCGGCCGAGCGGATCTTCGTTGCCGGCGAGGGTCTGACCTTCCCGATCGACCCGCTGCCGCGGTGTGAAGTGTTCGACAACTTCGGCGGCCACAGCAAGGCGTTCGGCAGCGGCGGCCACCAGGGTCTCGACATCGGCGCTGACCTCGGCCAGGAGGTGTACGCGGTCGAGGACGGCACGCTGTACCGCCAGTTCACCGACGTGTCGAGCAGCGCCGGCCTGGGCTGGGGTCTGTGGTCGACGACCGACGTGAAGTACCGCTACTACCACCTCGACGGCTTCGCCGAGGGGTTGGCGGTCGGCGACGAGGTCGTCGCGGGCCAGCTGATCGGCTACGTGGGTGACACGGGCAACGCGAGTCCGGGTGGCTGGCACCTGCACTTCGAGGTCCGCCCCGGTCCGCACCCGCGCTACGGGTCGGCCGCGCCGGTCGACCCGGTGCCGCTGCTCGCGATCCCGAGCATCTGCAACGTGTACTGA
- a CDS encoding phospholipid scramblase-related protein has product MSDTPANWHPDPTGRHELRYWDGAAWTDHVSDQGITGTDPVDAPTPPPATRMDRLDSGLTLGNEGKAETIDQQLRGTGHRGIGLDGPVAGGGGGILTEPILVVNQKAKLIELNNQYSVFDQQGTQIAAVNQVGQSTAKKVMRLVSSLDQFMTHKLQVTDVTGGVVLQITRPAKVMKSTVIVSDADDREIGRVVQQNMIGKINFGLMADGQQLGAIKAENWRAWNFRIENADGHEIARVTKTFEGIAKTMFTTADNYVLQITQRAPEPLNSLVVASALSIDTALKQDSRGFG; this is encoded by the coding sequence ATGAGCGACACTCCGGCGAACTGGCACCCCGACCCGACCGGGCGGCACGAGCTCCGGTACTGGGACGGCGCCGCATGGACCGACCACGTCAGTGACCAGGGCATCACCGGAACCGACCCCGTCGACGCACCGACACCGCCACCGGCCACCCGGATGGACCGACTCGACAGCGGGCTCACGCTCGGCAACGAGGGCAAGGCCGAGACCATCGATCAACAGCTGCGCGGCACCGGTCACCGCGGCATCGGCCTCGACGGCCCGGTGGCGGGCGGGGGCGGCGGCATCCTGACCGAGCCGATCCTGGTCGTGAACCAGAAGGCGAAGCTGATCGAGCTGAACAACCAGTACAGCGTGTTCGACCAGCAGGGCACACAGATCGCCGCCGTCAACCAGGTCGGTCAGTCCACGGCCAAGAAGGTGATGCGCCTCGTCTCGAGCCTCGACCAGTTCATGACGCACAAGTTGCAGGTCACCGACGTGACCGGCGGCGTCGTCCTCCAGATCACACGGCCGGCCAAGGTGATGAAGTCGACGGTGATCGTGAGCGACGCCGACGACCGGGAGATCGGCCGGGTCGTGCAGCAGAACATGATCGGCAAGATCAACTTCGGTCTGATGGCCGACGGGCAGCAGCTCGGCGCGATCAAGGCGGAGAACTGGCGGGCCTGGAACTTCCGGATCGAGAACGCCGACGGCCACGAGATCGCACGGGTCACCAAGACCTTCGAGGGCATCGCGAAGACGATGTTCACCACCGCCGACAACTACGTCCTCCAGATCACCCAGCGAGCGCCCGAACCGCTCAACTCGCTCGTGGTCGCAAGCGCCCTGTCGATCGACACGGCGCTCAAGCAGGACAGTCGCGGCTTCGGCTGA
- the tilS gene encoding tRNA lysidine(34) synthetase TilS: MLGRCTFPPAATSIACAFSGGGDSTALIALARDAGLAVTAHHVDHGIRAESHDDAERARAIADRLDVRFVLHTVDVEPGPNLEARAREARRRTLPPDAATGHTADDQAETVLLRLVRGSGSGGLGAMRPGPTHPILSLRRTDTAAVCRSLGITPVHDASNDRPDVWRNRIRAEALPLLTDIAGRDLVPILERTAGLLRDDSEFLDRLAAGIDPTDALAVADAPTVLARRAIRCWLLDAGYPPDAAAVERVLAVARGTVVACELPGGRRVERSNQRLRVVGG, encoded by the coding sequence TTGCTCGGTCGCTGCACGTTCCCACCGGCCGCCACGTCGATCGCCTGCGCGTTCTCGGGCGGTGGCGACTCCACGGCGCTGATCGCGCTCGCCCGTGACGCCGGCCTCGCCGTCACGGCGCACCACGTCGATCACGGCATCCGAGCCGAGTCGCACGACGACGCCGAACGGGCCAGGGCGATCGCCGACCGGCTCGACGTCCGATTCGTACTGCACACCGTCGACGTCGAACCCGGCCCCAATCTCGAGGCCCGGGCCCGGGAGGCCAGGCGGCGCACCCTGCCGCCCGATGCGGCGACCGGTCACACCGCCGACGATCAGGCCGAGACCGTGCTGTTGCGGCTCGTGCGTGGCAGCGGCAGCGGTGGTCTCGGAGCGATGCGACCCGGACCGACCCACCCGATCCTCTCCCTCCGTCGCACCGACACCGCTGCGGTGTGCCGGTCGCTCGGGATCACCCCCGTCCACGACGCCTCGAACGACCGACCCGACGTGTGGCGCAACCGGATCCGGGCCGAAGCGCTGCCGCTGCTGACCGACATCGCCGGACGCGACCTCGTACCGATCCTCGAACGAACGGCCGGGTTGCTGCGCGACGACAGCGAGTTCCTCGATCGACTCGCCGCCGGCATCGACCCGACCGACGCGCTCGCCGTCGCCGACGCGCCGACGGTCCTCGCTCGACGGGCGATCCGCTGCTGGCTGCTCGACGCCGGGTACCCGCCCGACGCGGCGGCCGTCGAGCGCGTGCTCGCCGTGGCTCGCGGCACCGTGGTGGCCTGCGAACTCCCCGGTGGGCGCCGTGTCGAGCGGTCGAACCAGCGTCTTCGCGTCGTCGGAGGCTGA